AAAAAAGACCGAAGAGATACTCTTTGGTCTTTTTTATTGATCTTACTTTTTAGACTTTTCTTCTACTGCTACAACAGATTTTGAAGTCTTTTTAGGTCTTCTTTTTCCATAACTTCCGGAATTAATCTTACCTCTTCTAGATTTTTTGTCTCCTTTTCCCATAGTAATAAATATTTGTTGTTACTACGAATTTAGGAAACATCATTTTAAAACACAACGAATTAAGTTGTTAAAATTTTATAAAATAAGTGAAAATTTGTTTATAATCATCTTTCCCTTAATCTCTTTTAGACCTTTACTGTTTTCCACTTTCCTCTTTTAAATAAAATAAAAGCTACGATGGTAATCACAGTCTCTGCTGCCGGAATTGAAATAAAAACTCCTTTTGGCCCCATTTCCATATATTTTGAAAGAAAATAAGCCAAGGGAATCTGAAACAGCCAAAACCCAAAAAGATTGACCCACGTTGGCGTCCAGGTATCCCCTGCACCATTGAAGGCATTGATCATCACCATTCCAACTCCATAAAAAACAAAACCAACACTCATAATATGAAGCGCATTCTTAGCAAAGTCCTTAATCTCTAATTCTTTAGTAAAAAAGCTAACTAAAATATTCCCAAAAAAAATAAATATCAAACTTACAACCAGCATGAAAACCACATTATACTTTACGGTCTTCATCACAGATTGTTCTGCCCTTAGCATTTCATTGGCCCCCATATTCTGTCCTACTAATGTAGAAGCAGCATTACTTAATCCCCATGCAGGAAGTATAAAGAACATCATTAATCTTAATGCAGTCTGATAACCCGCAGAGGCATTTTCCCCTCCTGTAGTTGCCACAAGTTCAGCAAGAAAAATCCAGCTGCATGAAGCAATCACAAACTGAAAAATTCCGGGAGTTGCAATTTTTATGATAGATCCAATCAAATCATACTTGGGTTTAAAATAATCCAGCTTAATACGAATCTGGGTATCTGCCACTAAAAGATGGTACAGTTGATAAATTACCCCTATGCTTCTCCCTATTGTTGTTGCCAATGCTGCACCCGTAAGTCCCAAAGCAGGAATAGGCCCCAATCCTTTTATCAAAACAGGACAAAGGATAATATTCGCAATATTGGCGATCCATAAACTTTTCATGGCAATCATCGCATTTCCTGCCCCTCTAAAAATACCATTGATGAGAAATAAAAGCATTATAATTGTACTGCTACCCATCATAATCCTTGTAAAGTCTTTTCCATAGGCTGCAGCTTCAGGCTTCGATCCCATAAGAATCAGGATTTCCTCGGCATAGATCACCCCGAATAAACTTAAAACAAAAGTTACAGCAAATGACACCATCAAAACCTGTGCTGCACTTCTGGATGCCTGTTCCGGATTTTTCTCACCAATTCTCCTTGCCACCAAAGCAGTTGCAGCCATACTCATCCCAATAGCAATGGAATACATAATGGAAAGTACAGATTCTGTAAGTCCCACCGTCTGAATAGCAAAACCACTCTCTTTCAAGTGTCCTACAAAGTAGAGATCAACCAAGGCAAATACTGATTCCATAGCCATTTCCAGCATCATCGGGATCGCTAAGAGAAGAACGGCGCTTCTAATATTAACCTTTGTAAAATCGGTTTCTTCTCCACTAAAGGCTTTTTTCAAAAAGTCAATATATTTTGTCATTTGTCAATCAATAATTTATATAAATTCAAAAATACAAATCCATTTATTACCAAAACTTGGCAAATGATAATAAAAATTAATTAGATTTGTACATTCTTAAAAATTATTCTTATGAAAAAAATAATCTCTACAATTTTTCTATTTGGAGTTTTAGCATCTGCCAATATGCTGTCAGCTCAGAGAATGACTCAGGATAAAATGAAATCCATCCATTCTGATGATATTGCAACATTTAAAAAGCAGTTTACACCGGGGGATTATAATAAGTGTTTCTTGGTAGGAAACGAATATTTCTCTCCACTTGGCTTCAGTGCCTTATCTGGGAAAAACATCATTATAGCTTTTCTATTAGATAATAAAGTAAATGTTAATAAAAAATGCCAAAACCAAACACCACTTGAATTGGCAGAGTTAGGAAAAAATCCTGAGACTATAAAATTAATAACTGCCAGAGGTGGTAACAGAGATTAAAAAATCAAAAAACAATATTCAAAAACTTCCGAAAGGGAGTTTTTTTTATTTATAAAACCTGTAAAAATCTTATCTTTGCCAACGAAAAAAAAGGTTCTAAGCTGAACCTTAAACATTGAACTTTAAACAAATAATTATGTTTCGATCGCACACAAACGGAGAACTATCTCTGAAAAATCTGAATGAAGAAGTTACACTATCAGGATGGGTACAGACTATCCGTGATAAAGGATTTATGATTTGGGTAGATCTTCGAGATCGTTACGGAATTACCCAATTGGTTCTTGACCAGGACCGTTCTTCGGCTCAATTGATGGAAGAAGCTAAAAAATTGGGGCGTGAATTTGTAATTCAGGCTACCGGAAAAGTCATTGAAAGAGTAAGTAAAAACCCTAATATTCCAACAGGAGAAATTGAAATTTTAGTTGAGAAACTAACAATTCTTAACGATTCGCAGCTTCCTCCATTTACCATTGAAGATGAAACTGACGGTGGTGAGGAATTAAGAATGAAATACCGTTACCTGGATATCAGAAGAAATCCGGTAAAAGATAAATTGATTTTCCGTCACAAAATGGCTCAGAAAGTAAGAAATTATTTATCTGATGAAGGTTTCATTGAAGTAGAAACTCCTGTTTTAATCAAGTCTACTCCAGAAGGAGCAAGAGACTTTGTTGTGCCAAGCAGAATGAATCCGGGACAGTTTTATGCTTTACCACAGTCTCCACAAACTTTCAAGCAGCTTTTGATGGTAGGTGGAATGGATAAGTATTTCCAGATTGTAAAGTGTTTCCGTGATGAGGACTTAAGAGCAGACAGACAGCCGGAGTTTACACAAATCGACTGCGAAATGGCTTTTGTAGAGCAGGAAGATGTAATGAATGTTTTCGAGGGAATGACTAAAACTCTTATCAAAGATATCACAGGTCAGGAATTCGGAGATTTCCCAAGAATGACTTTCGCGGATGCGATGAGAAAATATGGAAATGACAAGCCGGATATCCGTTTCGGGATGGAGTTTGTAGAGCTTAATGAACTTGTAAAAGGAAAAGACTTTAAAATATTTGATGAAGCAGAACTGGTTGTAGGAATCAATGTAGAAGGATGTGCAGAATATACAAGAAAGCAGATTGATGAGCTTGTAGACTGGGTAAAACGTCCTCAGGTTGGAGCTTCAGGAATGGTTTGGGCAAAATTCCAGAATGATGGAGTAAAAACCTCATCTGTTAACAAGTTCTATAATGAAGAAGACCTTTCTAAGATCATTGAGAAATTTGGAGCAAAAGAAGGTGACTTAATGTTGATTCTTTCAGGAAACGAAAATAAGGTAAGAGCCCAGCTTTCTGCATTGAGAATGGAGCTTGGAAACCGTTTGGGATTAAGAAAAGGAAATGTGTTTGCCCCACTTTGGGTAGTTGATTTCCCTCTATTGGAATGGGATGAAGATACTGAAAGATACCACGCAATGCACCACCCTTTCACTTCTCCAAAACCGGAAGATATTCACTTATTGGAAACAGATCCCGGTAAAGCAAGAGCGAACGCTTATGATATGGTACTGAACGGAAACGAAATTGGAGGTGGATCTATAAGAATTTTTGACAGAGACCTACAGTCTAAAATGTTTGATTTATTAGGATTCACAAAAGAAGAAGCTGAGGCTCAGTTTGGATTCCTAATGAATGCATTTAAGTACGGAGCACCGCCACATGGTGGTTTGGCATTCGGTTTTGACCGTTTAGTGGCGATCCTTGATGGAAATGAAGTGATCAGAGATTATATTGCATTCCCTAAGAATAACTCAGGTCGTGATGTAATGATCGACGCGCCGGCTTCTATCGCTGATGCACAGCTCGATGAACTTGAACTGAAATTGAATTTAAAAGCATAAATTTAAAGCGGGGTATTTGCCCCGCTTTTTTTATATCTAAATAGAAAATTCAACAGATGAATAAATCCGAGGAAAAGATAAACAATCCGCTTCCTAAAAATAAAAAATGGACACCATGGAAA
This genomic interval from Chryseobacterium joostei contains the following:
- the aspS gene encoding aspartate--tRNA ligase, which produces MFRSHTNGELSLKNLNEEVTLSGWVQTIRDKGFMIWVDLRDRYGITQLVLDQDRSSAQLMEEAKKLGREFVIQATGKVIERVSKNPNIPTGEIEILVEKLTILNDSQLPPFTIEDETDGGEELRMKYRYLDIRRNPVKDKLIFRHKMAQKVRNYLSDEGFIEVETPVLIKSTPEGARDFVVPSRMNPGQFYALPQSPQTFKQLLMVGGMDKYFQIVKCFRDEDLRADRQPEFTQIDCEMAFVEQEDVMNVFEGMTKTLIKDITGQEFGDFPRMTFADAMRKYGNDKPDIRFGMEFVELNELVKGKDFKIFDEAELVVGINVEGCAEYTRKQIDELVDWVKRPQVGASGMVWAKFQNDGVKTSSVNKFYNEEDLSKIIEKFGAKEGDLMLILSGNENKVRAQLSALRMELGNRLGLRKGNVFAPLWVVDFPLLEWDEDTERYHAMHHPFTSPKPEDIHLLETDPGKARANAYDMVLNGNEIGGGSIRIFDRDLQSKMFDLLGFTKEEAEAQFGFLMNAFKYGAPPHGGLAFGFDRLVAILDGNEVIRDYIAFPKNNSGRDVMIDAPASIADAQLDELELKLNLKA
- a CDS encoding 30S ribosomal protein THX; the encoded protein is MGKGDKKSRRGKINSGSYGKRRPKKTSKSVVAVEEKSKK
- a CDS encoding ankyrin repeat domain-containing protein, with product MKKIISTIFLFGVLASANMLSAQRMTQDKMKSIHSDDIATFKKQFTPGDYNKCFLVGNEYFSPLGFSALSGKNIIIAFLLDNKVNVNKKCQNQTPLELAELGKNPETIKLITARGGNRD
- a CDS encoding MATE family efflux transporter, which encodes MTKYIDFLKKAFSGEETDFTKVNIRSAVLLLAIPMMLEMAMESVFALVDLYFVGHLKESGFAIQTVGLTESVLSIMYSIAIGMSMAATALVARRIGEKNPEQASRSAAQVLMVSFAVTFVLSLFGVIYAEEILILMGSKPEAAAYGKDFTRIMMGSSTIIMLLFLINGIFRGAGNAMIAMKSLWIANIANIILCPVLIKGLGPIPALGLTGAALATTIGRSIGVIYQLYHLLVADTQIRIKLDYFKPKYDLIGSIIKIATPGIFQFVIASCSWIFLAELVATTGGENASAGYQTALRLMMFFILPAWGLSNAASTLVGQNMGANEMLRAEQSVMKTVKYNVVFMLVVSLIFIFFGNILVSFFTKELEIKDFAKNALHIMSVGFVFYGVGMVMINAFNGAGDTWTPTWVNLFGFWLFQIPLAYFLSKYMEMGPKGVFISIPAAETVITIVAFILFKRGKWKTVKV